A genome region from Nocardioides cynanchi includes the following:
- the ppdK gene encoding pyruvate, phosphate dikinase: MTYVYDFAEGNKDLKDLLGGKGANLAEMTNLGLPVPPGFTISTEACRAFLEAGDVPDGLSGEIDAHLHALEEAMGRRLGDPADPLLVSVRSGAKFSMPGMMETVLNVGLNDRSVLGLAEQSHDERFALDSYRRLLQMFGSTVLGIESEIFAKALDRLKKDRGTQADTDLGVDDLSGLIDTYKHAISEHAGRDFPQDPREQLDLAMRAVFESWNTERAVLYRRQERIEEGLGTAVNVQAMVFGNLGEDSGSGVAFTRDPASGNQGVYGDYLQNAQGEDVVAGIRNTVSLADMEKVDKRSHDELLEIMATLETHYHDMCDIEFTVERGRLWMLQTRVGKRTPAAAFRIGRHMTEEGLIDADEATRRVTGAQLAQLMFPSFDESAERTLVATGMNASPGAAVGKAVFDSDTAVEWAERGEDVILVRKETNPDDLRGMVAAKGILTSRGGKTSHAAVVARGMGRTCVCGAESLDVSVKKRRAKVRGGDAINEGDVISIDGTTGEVFLGSVPVVDSSVMRYFEGDESDEDIVLAVDGVMRHADDVRRLRVRANADTPEDARRARRFGAEGIGLCRTEHMFLGERRQLVENLIVAEDEDGQEAALSALLPLQRDDFVGILEAMDGLPVTIRLIDPPLHEFLPDYTDLSVKVALEDDHHDMDEHDQKLLEAVKRLHEQNPMLGLRGVRLGIVIPGLFKMQVRAILEATADRIEAGGDPHPEIMIPLVASVTELDLVRGQISGVAEAVERERGMKVPHKIGTMIELPRAAVTAHEIAKSAEFFSFGTNDLTQMTWGFSRDDVESSFFSHYLESGIFQVSPFESLDVDGVGRLVRHAAKLGRKANPDLHLGVCGEHGGDPASIHFFDEVGLDYVSCSPFRVPVARLEAGRSALGT, from the coding sequence ATGACCTACGTCTACGACTTCGCAGAGGGCAACAAGGATCTCAAGGACCTGCTCGGAGGCAAGGGAGCCAACCTCGCCGAGATGACCAACCTGGGTCTGCCGGTGCCTCCCGGGTTCACCATCTCCACCGAGGCGTGTCGAGCGTTCCTCGAGGCCGGCGACGTGCCCGACGGCCTCTCCGGTGAGATCGACGCGCACCTGCACGCCCTCGAGGAGGCGATGGGTCGTCGGCTCGGCGACCCCGCCGATCCGCTGCTGGTCAGCGTGCGGTCGGGCGCGAAGTTCTCCATGCCCGGGATGATGGAGACCGTCCTGAACGTCGGTCTCAACGACCGTTCGGTGCTCGGGCTGGCCGAGCAGAGCCACGACGAGCGGTTCGCGCTGGACTCCTACCGCCGCCTGCTCCAGATGTTCGGCTCCACGGTGCTCGGCATCGAGAGCGAGATCTTCGCCAAGGCCCTGGACCGGCTGAAGAAGGACCGCGGCACCCAGGCCGACACCGATCTCGGGGTCGACGACCTGTCCGGACTGATCGACACCTACAAGCACGCCATCTCCGAGCACGCCGGGCGCGACTTCCCCCAGGACCCGCGCGAGCAGCTCGACCTGGCGATGCGGGCGGTCTTCGAGTCGTGGAACACCGAGCGCGCCGTGCTCTACCGCCGCCAGGAGCGGATCGAGGAGGGCCTGGGCACCGCCGTCAACGTGCAGGCGATGGTCTTCGGCAACCTCGGCGAGGACTCCGGCTCGGGCGTCGCGTTCACCCGCGACCCGGCCTCGGGCAACCAGGGGGTGTACGGCGACTACCTGCAGAACGCGCAGGGTGAGGACGTCGTCGCCGGCATCCGCAACACGGTGTCGCTGGCCGACATGGAGAAGGTAGACAAGCGCTCGCACGACGAGCTGCTGGAGATCATGGCCACGCTCGAGACCCACTACCACGACATGTGCGACATCGAGTTCACCGTCGAGCGGGGCCGGCTCTGGATGCTCCAGACCCGGGTCGGCAAGCGCACACCGGCCGCGGCGTTCCGGATCGGGCGGCACATGACGGAAGAGGGCCTGATCGACGCCGACGAGGCGACCCGCCGGGTGACCGGAGCCCAGCTCGCCCAGCTGATGTTCCCCAGCTTCGACGAGAGCGCGGAGCGGACGCTGGTCGCGACCGGCATGAACGCCTCCCCCGGCGCAGCGGTCGGCAAGGCCGTCTTCGACTCCGACACCGCCGTCGAGTGGGCCGAGCGCGGCGAGGACGTGATCCTGGTCCGCAAGGAGACCAACCCCGATGACCTGCGCGGCATGGTCGCCGCCAAGGGCATCCTCACCAGCCGTGGCGGCAAGACCTCCCACGCGGCGGTCGTCGCGCGTGGCATGGGCCGCACCTGCGTCTGCGGTGCCGAGTCGCTGGACGTGAGCGTGAAGAAGCGTCGCGCCAAGGTGCGCGGCGGAGACGCGATCAACGAGGGCGACGTGATCTCGATCGACGGCACCACCGGTGAGGTCTTCCTCGGCTCGGTGCCGGTGGTCGACTCCTCGGTGATGCGCTACTTCGAGGGCGACGAGTCCGACGAGGACATCGTGCTCGCGGTCGACGGGGTGATGCGGCACGCGGACGACGTACGCCGGCTCCGGGTGCGCGCGAACGCCGACACCCCGGAGGACGCACGCCGGGCCCGGCGGTTCGGCGCCGAGGGGATCGGCCTGTGCCGGACCGAGCACATGTTCCTCGGGGAGCGGCGCCAGCTCGTCGAGAACCTGATCGTGGCCGAGGACGAGGACGGCCAGGAGGCCGCGCTGTCCGCCCTGCTGCCGCTCCAGCGGGACGACTTCGTCGGGATCCTCGAGGCCATGGACGGCCTGCCGGTGACGATCCGGCTGATCGACCCGCCGCTGCACGAGTTCCTGCCCGACTACACCGACCTGTCGGTGAAGGTCGCCCTCGAGGACGACCACCACGACATGGACGAGCACGACCAGAAGCTGCTCGAGGCGGTCAAGCGCCTGCACGAGCAGAACCCGATGCTCGGCCTGCGCGGCGTCCGGCTCGGGATCGTGATCCCCGGCCTGTTCAAGATGCAGGTCCGCGCGATCCTCGAGGCCACCGCCGACCGGATCGAGGCCGGCGGCGACCCCCATCCGGAGATCATGATCCCGCTGGTCGCCTCGGTCACCGAGCTCGACCTCGTGCGCGGCCAGATCAGCGGGGTGGCGGAGGCGGTCGAGCGGGAGCGCGGCATGAAGGTTCCCCACAAGATCGGCACCATGATCGAGCTGCCGCGGGCCGCGGTGACCGCCCACGAGATCGCGAAGTCGGCCGAGTTCTTCTCGTTCGGCACCAACGACCTGACCCAGATGACGTGGGGCTTCTCCCGCGACGACGTGGAGTCGTCGTTCTTCAGCCACTACCTCGAGAGCGGCATCTTCCAGGTCAGCCCGTTCGAGAGCCTCGACGTGGACGGCGTCGGGCGCCTGGTGCGGCACGCCGCCAAGCTCGGCCGCAAGGCCAACCCCGACCTGCATCTCGGGGTCTGCGGCGAGCACGGTGGCGACCCCGCCTCGATCCACTTCTTCGACGAGGTCGGGCTCGACTACGTGTCCTGCTCGCCGTTCCGGGTGCCGGTCGCGCGGCTGGAGGCGGGCCGCTCGGCGCTGGGGACCTGA
- a CDS encoding PIG-L family deacetylase, producing MATIVYCHAHPDDEASQTSGTMARAAAEGHRVVVVFATNGDHGEVAADAVEGETVATYRAREAAASAAAIGLARVAWLGYADSGMAGWEQNDHDGSLHQADLDEAAQRLADVLDEERADVVVGYDWHGGYGHPDHVKVHHVVRRAADLAAQRPRLLESTMNRDEMVRLIATGREAGFEIDDFDPEQPMDDGNPFGSTEDEITWRVDVSGYLDRKRASLEAHRSQATDIEMFLSMPPEVFDLFFGHEHLIEPGDDGPMREGWPFA from the coding sequence ATGGCCACCATCGTCTACTGCCACGCCCATCCCGACGACGAGGCGTCCCAGACCTCCGGCACCATGGCCCGCGCCGCTGCCGAGGGGCACCGGGTCGTGGTCGTCTTCGCGACCAACGGCGACCACGGCGAGGTCGCGGCCGACGCCGTGGAGGGCGAGACAGTCGCGACCTACCGCGCGCGGGAGGCCGCTGCGTCGGCCGCCGCGATCGGGCTCGCCCGGGTCGCGTGGCTGGGCTACGCCGACTCCGGGATGGCCGGCTGGGAGCAGAACGACCACGACGGTTCCCTCCACCAGGCCGACCTCGACGAGGCCGCGCAGCGGCTGGCCGACGTGCTCGACGAGGAGCGGGCCGACGTGGTCGTCGGCTACGACTGGCACGGTGGCTACGGCCATCCCGACCACGTCAAGGTGCATCACGTCGTACGCCGTGCCGCGGACCTCGCTGCGCAGCGACCGCGGCTGCTGGAGTCGACGATGAACCGCGACGAGATGGTCCGGCTGATCGCGACCGGCCGCGAGGCAGGCTTCGAGATCGACGACTTCGACCCCGAGCAGCCGATGGACGACGGCAACCCCTTCGGCTCCACCGAGGACGAGATCACCTGGCGGGTCGACGTGTCGGGCTACCTCGACCGCAAACGGGCCTCGCTCGAGGCGCACCGCTCCCAGGCCACCGACATCGAGATGTTCCTGTCGATGCCACCCGAGGTCTTCGACCTGTTCTTCGGCCACGAGCACCTGATCGAGCCGGGCGACGACGGCCCGATGCGCGAGGGCTGGCCGTTCGCCTGA
- a CDS encoding tetratricopeptide repeat protein, with the protein MTQQPFSRPGAVDLSGLTRPSPAGPPAGGPRSGAAPTGAAESGSAAGSASYALDVSEENFQSLLDASVTAPVVLVFYSPTRAPESVGMAEDAATAAGEYDGRFLAGLIDIDASPTIAQAMQIPQVPLLLVILDGRPAAQPIPGMLTLDELRTLFNQLAQGLTAQGITGRHQPLSAAVPDAEDGEAPVDPRYAAAQQALEADDIDGAVAEYQRLVDANPADVEAAAGLAMAKVLQRTQGVDDAAARAAAEAAPDDVEAQTLVADLDLLGGQVDDAFTRLVELVRRTTGDERNRSREHLIGLFAAVGNDDPRVLRGRQALASALF; encoded by the coding sequence ATGACGCAGCAACCCTTCAGCCGCCCGGGCGCCGTCGACCTGTCGGGGCTGACCCGGCCCTCGCCCGCCGGGCCTCCGGCGGGTGGTCCGCGGTCCGGTGCCGCACCGACCGGTGCCGCGGAGAGCGGCTCGGCCGCCGGCTCCGCGTCGTACGCCCTCGACGTCAGCGAGGAGAACTTCCAGTCACTGCTCGACGCCTCGGTCACCGCCCCGGTCGTGCTGGTGTTCTACTCGCCGACCCGGGCACCCGAGAGCGTCGGCATGGCCGAGGACGCCGCCACGGCAGCAGGGGAGTACGACGGCCGGTTCCTGGCCGGGCTGATCGACATCGACGCCTCGCCCACGATCGCCCAGGCGATGCAGATCCCGCAGGTGCCGCTGCTGCTGGTGATCCTGGACGGGCGCCCCGCTGCCCAGCCGATCCCCGGCATGCTCACCCTCGACGAGCTGCGCACGCTGTTCAACCAGCTGGCCCAGGGACTGACGGCCCAGGGCATCACCGGTCGCCACCAGCCGTTGTCCGCGGCCGTCCCCGACGCGGAGGACGGCGAGGCCCCGGTGGACCCCCGGTACGCCGCGGCCCAGCAGGCGCTGGAGGCCGACGACATCGACGGCGCCGTCGCGGAGTACCAACGACTCGTGGACGCCAACCCCGCCGACGTCGAGGCCGCGGCCGGCCTGGCCATGGCGAAGGTGCTCCAACGCACCCAGGGAGTCGACGACGCCGCTGCCCGTGCGGCAGCCGAGGCCGCCCCCGACGACGTCGAGGCGCAGACCCTGGTGGCCGATCTCGACCTCCTCGGCGGGCAGGTCGACGACGCCTTCACCCGCCTGGTCGAGCTGGTACGACGCACCACCGGCGACGAGCGCAACCGCTCGCGCGAGCACCTGATCGGGCTGTTCGCTGCGGTCGGCAACGACGACCCGCGCGTCCTGCGGGGCCGCCAGGCCCTCGCCTCCGCGCTCTTCTGA
- a CDS encoding acetyl-CoA hydrolase/transferase family protein — translation MNLETALRSLPPDPRIVVAGNHALPWHTVGLVDQTLDQYRLWVLNAPPGLPDRDGVTLETSFVGPGMRRSPRLSYVPSRLSMVPTLFETRLPPDAVVLHTTPPRDGKVSLGVEVNVLPSAVEAARRNGGLVIAQTNRDMPWTFGDAELSVDQVDLLVEADGPMPHAPVSVVDHDSATIGQLVAERVGDGSTIQAGIGAVPDATMHGLTGRRGLRVWTEMFSDSVLALERAGALDRAVPLTASFLFGSPELLEWVDGNHRVEMRRTEVTNSPALIARNPAMVSVNTALQVDLFAQANASRINARIHSGFGGQTDFIVGAMHSQGGQAFIALRSWHPKADCSTIVPLVDEPVTSFQMTAVVTEVGVAEIYGNDQREQARQLIDNAAHPSVREELREEAVALGLLQPPWGHP, via the coding sequence GTGAACCTCGAGACCGCCCTGCGGTCGCTCCCTCCCGACCCCCGCATCGTCGTCGCCGGCAACCATGCGCTGCCGTGGCACACGGTCGGTCTGGTGGACCAGACGCTCGACCAGTACAGGCTGTGGGTGCTCAATGCGCCGCCGGGGCTGCCGGACCGGGACGGGGTCACCCTCGAGACGTCGTTCGTCGGCCCCGGGATGCGCCGGAGCCCGCGGCTGAGCTACGTGCCGTCCCGCCTGTCGATGGTGCCCACGCTGTTCGAGACCCGGCTGCCCCCGGACGCGGTCGTGCTGCACACGACGCCGCCGCGTGACGGGAAGGTGTCGCTCGGGGTCGAGGTCAACGTGCTGCCCTCCGCGGTGGAGGCCGCGCGCCGCAACGGTGGTCTCGTGATCGCGCAGACCAACCGCGACATGCCGTGGACCTTCGGTGACGCCGAGCTCTCCGTCGACCAGGTCGACCTGCTGGTGGAGGCCGACGGCCCGATGCCGCACGCGCCGGTGTCGGTGGTCGACCACGACTCCGCGACGATCGGGCAGCTGGTCGCCGAGCGGGTCGGTGACGGCTCCACGATCCAGGCCGGGATCGGCGCCGTGCCGGATGCGACCATGCACGGGCTGACCGGGCGCCGGGGACTCCGGGTCTGGACCGAGATGTTCTCCGACAGCGTGCTGGCCCTCGAGCGAGCCGGAGCCCTGGACCGCGCGGTCCCGCTCACCGCGTCCTTCCTGTTCGGCTCGCCGGAGCTGCTGGAGTGGGTCGACGGCAACCACCGGGTCGAGATGCGTCGCACCGAGGTCACCAACAGCCCGGCCCTGATCGCGCGCAACCCGGCCATGGTCAGCGTCAACACCGCCCTCCAGGTCGACCTCTTCGCTCAGGCGAACGCCAGCCGGATCAACGCCCGCATCCACTCCGGCTTCGGCGGCCAGACCGACTTCATCGTCGGGGCGATGCACAGCCAGGGCGGCCAGGCGTTCATCGCGCTCCGCTCGTGGCACCCGAAGGCCGACTGCTCCACGATCGTGCCGCTGGTCGACGAGCCGGTGACGTCGTTCCAGATGACGGCGGTGGTCACCGAGGTCGGGGTCGCGGAGATCTACGGCAACGACCAGCGCGAGCAGGCCCGGCAGCTGATCGACAACGCAGCTCACCCCAGCGTCCGTGAGGAGCTGCGTGAGGAGGCCGTCGCACTGGGCCTCCTCCAGCCGCCGTGGGGCCATCCCTAG
- a CDS encoding acyl-CoA mutase large subunit family protein, with the protein MDDQGSTSSTSGGTDDARSRWQARYEQSRVREADFTTLSGMQVEPAYGTETSEWPGEFPFTRGLYPTGYRGRTWTIRQFAGFGNAEQTNERYKMILGRGGGGLSVAFDMPTLMGRDSDASVSLGEVGHCGVAIDSAADMERLFEGIDLGAVTTSMTISGPAVPVFCMMIVAAERAGVDTGLLNGTLQTDIFKEYIAQKEWLFGPEPHLRLIGDLMEYCAEKIPAYKPLSVSGYHIREAGSTAAQELAFTLADGFGYVELGLSRGLDVDVFAPGLSFFFDAHVDFFEEIAKFRAARRIWARWLRDVYGAQTDKAQWLRFHTQTAGVSLTAQQPYNNVVRTGIEALSAVLGGTNSLHTNALDETLALPSEQAAEIALRTQQVIMEETGVVNVADPLGGSWYVEALTDQIEAEANAIFDKILAMGGSDLTSSDAAGLAEATRVSTGSTGGIGPVTQGLLRGIEDGWFMAEIAEAAFQYQVALEKGEKKIVGVNVHTDSITHDLEILRVSHEVEVEQVRALAERRTTRDEAAARAAVDRMVEVSRTDGNMIESMLEACRAEATLGEICDALRAEWGEYREPARF; encoded by the coding sequence ATGGACGACCAGGGCTCGACAAGCTCGACCAGCGGTGGCACCGACGACGCGCGCTCCCGCTGGCAGGCCCGTTACGAGCAGTCGCGGGTGCGTGAGGCGGACTTCACGACGCTGAGCGGCATGCAGGTCGAGCCGGCCTACGGGACCGAGACCTCCGAGTGGCCGGGGGAGTTCCCCTTCACGCGCGGTCTGTACCCGACCGGCTACCGCGGCCGCACCTGGACGATCCGGCAGTTCGCCGGCTTCGGCAACGCCGAGCAGACCAACGAGCGCTACAAGATGATCCTGGGTCGCGGCGGTGGCGGCCTCAGCGTCGCCTTCGACATGCCGACCCTGATGGGCCGTGACTCCGACGCGTCGGTGAGCCTGGGAGAGGTCGGTCACTGCGGCGTTGCGATCGACTCCGCCGCGGACATGGAGCGGCTCTTCGAGGGCATCGACCTCGGCGCGGTCACCACCTCGATGACGATCAGCGGCCCCGCCGTACCCGTGTTCTGCATGATGATCGTCGCCGCCGAGCGAGCCGGCGTGGACACCGGGCTCCTCAACGGCACCCTGCAGACCGACATCTTCAAGGAGTACATCGCGCAGAAGGAGTGGCTGTTCGGTCCCGAGCCGCACCTGCGCCTGATCGGCGACCTGATGGAGTACTGCGCGGAGAAGATCCCGGCGTACAAGCCGCTCTCCGTCTCGGGCTACCACATCCGCGAGGCCGGCTCCACGGCCGCGCAGGAGCTCGCGTTCACCCTCGCCGACGGCTTCGGGTACGTCGAGCTGGGCCTGAGCCGCGGGCTCGACGTCGACGTGTTCGCGCCCGGGCTGTCGTTCTTCTTCGACGCCCACGTCGACTTCTTCGAGGAGATCGCGAAGTTCCGTGCCGCGCGCCGGATCTGGGCGCGCTGGCTGCGCGACGTGTACGGCGCCCAGACCGACAAGGCGCAGTGGCTCCGCTTCCACACCCAGACGGCCGGGGTCTCGCTGACCGCCCAGCAGCCCTACAACAACGTGGTCCGGACCGGCATCGAGGCACTCTCGGCCGTGCTTGGCGGCACCAACTCGCTGCACACCAACGCGCTCGACGAGACCCTGGCGCTGCCCTCCGAGCAGGCCGCCGAGATCGCCCTGCGCACCCAGCAGGTGATCATGGAGGAGACCGGCGTCGTCAACGTCGCCGACCCGCTCGGCGGGAGCTGGTACGTCGAGGCGCTCACCGACCAGATCGAGGCCGAGGCCAACGCGATCTTCGACAAGATCCTGGCGATGGGCGGCTCCGACCTGACCTCGTCTGACGCCGCGGGCCTCGCCGAGGCGACCCGGGTCTCGACCGGCTCGACCGGCGGGATCGGCCCGGTCACCCAGGGGCTGCTGCGCGGCATCGAGGACGGCTGGTTCATGGCCGAGATCGCCGAGGCGGCCTTCCAGTACCAGGTCGCGCTGGAGAAGGGCGAGAAGAAGATCGTCGGCGTCAACGTGCACACCGACTCGATCACCCACGACCTCGAGATCCTGCGGGTCTCGCACGAGGTGGAGGTCGAGCAGGTCCGGGCGCTGGCCGAGCGTCGTACGACGCGCGACGAGGCCGCGGCCCGCGCCGCGGTGGACCGGATGGTCGAGGTGAGCCGCACGGACGGCAACATGATCGAGTCGATGCTGGAGGCCTGCCGGGCCGAGGCGACGCTCGGTGAGATCTGTGACGCACTGCGCGCCGAGTGGGGCGAGTATCGCGAACCCGCCCGCTTCTGA
- a CDS encoding beta-ketoacyl-ACP synthase III — MATISQRQGATATAMLGLGVYRPERVVSNDEVCEVLDSSDEWIQSRSGIRTRRYAGPEETLVEMATAAARAALEVSGIAADDLGTVIVATSTHAQHTPAAAPLVADRLGSRAAAFDMGAGCAGFCHALSVASDLVRGGSTRYALVIGVEKLSLFLDPTDRSTAFIFADGAGAVIVGAAEAAGIGPVAWGSDGSKSHVITQHPGCQETGAEHPVVQMEGTAVFRWAPFAMADVAREAVAGAGLELADLDAFIPHQANLRITETLARNLKLPEGIAVARDVQDSGNTSAASVPLAIEAMVRHGEAAVGDTALLIAFGAGLSFASQVVTLPPVAGI; from the coding sequence ATGGCGACGATCAGCCAGCGTCAGGGTGCGACCGCGACGGCGATGCTCGGGCTCGGGGTGTACCGCCCGGAGCGGGTGGTGAGCAACGACGAGGTCTGCGAGGTCCTCGACAGCAGCGACGAGTGGATCCAGAGCCGCTCGGGCATCCGGACGCGGCGGTACGCCGGGCCGGAGGAGACGCTGGTCGAGATGGCCACCGCCGCCGCCCGGGCGGCATTGGAGGTGTCCGGCATCGCGGCCGACGACCTCGGCACCGTGATCGTGGCGACGTCCACCCACGCCCAGCACACCCCGGCCGCCGCACCGCTCGTCGCCGACCGGCTCGGGTCCCGGGCTGCCGCCTTCGACATGGGCGCCGGCTGCGCGGGGTTCTGCCATGCCCTGTCGGTCGCCTCCGACCTGGTCCGCGGAGGAAGCACTCGCTACGCGCTCGTGATCGGCGTCGAGAAGCTCAGCCTGTTCCTCGACCCCACCGACCGGTCCACCGCGTTCATCTTCGCCGACGGTGCCGGCGCGGTGATCGTCGGCGCGGCGGAGGCGGCCGGGATCGGCCCGGTCGCCTGGGGCTCCGACGGCTCGAAGTCCCACGTGATCACCCAGCACCCCGGCTGCCAGGAGACCGGTGCGGAGCATCCGGTGGTGCAGATGGAGGGGACGGCGGTCTTCCGGTGGGCGCCGTTCGCGATGGCCGACGTGGCCCGCGAGGCCGTCGCCGGCGCCGGACTGGAGCTGGCCGACCTCGACGCCTTCATCCCGCACCAGGCCAACCTCCGGATCACCGAGACCCTGGCCCGCAACCTGAAGCTGCCCGAGGGGATCGCGGTCGCGCGCGACGTCCAGGACTCCGGCAACACGTCGGCGGCGTCCGTGCCACTGGCGATCGAGGCGATGGTGCGCCACGGGGAGGCGGCGGTCGGGGACACCGCGCTGCTGATCGCGTTCGGTGCCGGCCTCAGCTTCGCCTCGCAGGTGGTCACCCTCCCGCCGGTCGCCGGCATCTGA
- a CDS encoding MmcQ/YjbR family DNA-binding protein: MTTADAVRRVGLALPRAYEVEVRGRSKLRVGQIVFVAFSHDESLMGFGFPTTERDGLVASDPETFFLPGTTDLRYQWVCAHVDRLPDDEMRELVVDAWRMCTPRMLHDLPELPEPTMRVWELIERRQWDDVRPLLHPRLHLDDRTLSLRGRRQVLDHLASHPTPRPPTEVEVRAGQVYRWRR, translated from the coding sequence GTGACCACGGCGGACGCCGTACGCCGGGTCGGGCTCGCGCTGCCCCGTGCCTACGAGGTCGAGGTGCGGGGCCGGTCGAAGCTGCGGGTCGGGCAGATCGTGTTCGTGGCGTTCAGCCATGACGAGTCGCTGATGGGTTTCGGGTTCCCCACGACCGAGCGCGACGGGCTGGTGGCCTCCGACCCCGAGACGTTCTTCCTTCCCGGCACCACCGACCTGCGCTACCAGTGGGTGTGCGCCCACGTCGACCGGCTCCCCGACGACGAGATGCGTGAGCTGGTGGTCGACGCCTGGCGGATGTGCACGCCGAGGATGCTGCACGACCTGCCCGAGCTGCCCGAGCCGACGATGCGGGTCTGGGAGCTGATCGAGCGCCGGCAGTGGGACGACGTACGCCCGTTGCTGCATCCCCGGCTCCACCTCGACGACCGCACCCTGTCCCTGCGCGGCCGCCGGCAGGTGCTCGACCACCTCGCGAGCCATCCGACGCCCCGGCCGCCCACCGAGGTCGAGGTGCGCGCCGGACAGGTCTACCGCTGGCGCCGCTGA
- a CDS encoding MarR family winged helix-turn-helix transcriptional regulator, protein MPLPFDPIDEAARQWGLRWSGVPAMHAVTSLMRVQQLVLGRLDAILRPHGLTFARYEALVLLCFSSRGSLPLGKMGERLQVHPTSITSIVQRLEADGLVMRRPHPDDGRAVLAEVTDAGRLLVERATSDLVGVDFGLGALTDEQLGELSGLLAPVRRAAGDFE, encoded by the coding sequence ATGCCGCTGCCCTTCGACCCGATCGACGAGGCCGCACGGCAGTGGGGGCTGCGTTGGAGCGGCGTCCCGGCGATGCACGCGGTCACCTCGCTGATGCGCGTGCAGCAGCTGGTGCTCGGCCGGCTCGACGCGATCCTGCGGCCGCACGGGCTCACGTTCGCCCGCTACGAGGCACTCGTGCTGCTCTGCTTCTCCTCGCGCGGCTCGCTGCCGCTGGGCAAGATGGGCGAGCGGCTCCAGGTGCACCCGACCTCGATCACCTCGATCGTGCAGCGGCTCGAGGCCGACGGGCTGGTCATGCGGCGCCCCCACCCCGACGACGGGCGCGCGGTGCTCGCCGAGGTCACCGACGCCGGTCGGCTCCTGGTCGAGCGGGCGACGTCCGACCTGGTCGGGGTCGACTTCGGGCTCGGGGCCCTGACCGACGAGCAGCTGGGTGAGCTCTCCGGCCTGCTCGCTCCCGTCCGACGGGCGGCCGGAGACTTCGAGTGA
- the meaB gene encoding methylmalonyl Co-A mutase-associated GTPase MeaB encodes MTGRRSTGDVPDLVGRARDGDARAVARLISLVEDQSPLLREVMAALAPHAGHAHIVGITGSPGVGKSTSTSALVGELRRAGKRVGVLAVDPSSPFSGGALLGDRVRMQEHALDRDVYIRSMASRGHLGGLSWTTPQALRVLDAAGCDVVLIETVGVGQSEVEVAGLADTTLVLLAPGMGDGIQAAKAGILEIGDLYVVNKADRDGADTLRRELRSMLALADRPEGAWRPPIVKTVASKGEGLDELLAEIDRHGEWLRETGELAARRTRRARDEIEAIAVTALRERWGDVHGRSELDELAAAVAAGESDPYAAAETLLAEL; translated from the coding sequence GTGACGGGTCGCCGTTCGACCGGCGACGTGCCCGACCTGGTCGGACGCGCCCGCGACGGTGACGCGCGGGCGGTCGCCCGGCTGATCTCGCTGGTCGAGGACCAGTCGCCGCTGCTGCGCGAGGTGATGGCCGCGCTGGCCCCACACGCGGGGCACGCCCACATCGTCGGGATCACCGGCTCGCCCGGCGTCGGCAAGTCGACGTCGACGTCCGCGCTGGTGGGCGAGCTCCGAAGGGCCGGCAAGCGCGTGGGTGTGCTCGCTGTCGACCCGTCGTCGCCGTTCTCCGGCGGTGCCCTGCTCGGCGACCGGGTCCGGATGCAGGAACACGCCCTGGACCGCGACGTCTACATCCGCTCGATGGCCTCCCGCGGCCACCTGGGCGGGCTGTCCTGGACGACCCCGCAGGCGCTGCGCGTGCTCGATGCGGCCGGTTGCGACGTCGTCCTGATCGAGACCGTGGGAGTCGGGCAGAGCGAGGTCGAGGTGGCCGGTCTGGCCGACACCACCCTGGTGCTCCTGGCCCCGGGCATGGGCGACGGCATCCAGGCGGCCAAGGCCGGCATCCTCGAGATCGGCGACCTGTACGTCGTGAACAAGGCCGACCGCGACGGTGCGGACACGCTGCGGCGCGAGCTCCGGTCGATGCTGGCGCTGGCCGACCGGCCCGAGGGTGCCTGGCGGCCACCGATCGTGAAGACCGTCGCGTCGAAGGGTGAGGGGCTCGACGAGCTCCTGGCCGAGATCGACCGGCACGGCGAGTGGCTGCGGGAGACCGGCGAGCTCGCGGCACGTCGTACCCGGCGGGCACGCGACGAGATCGAGGCGATCGCGGTGACCGCCCTGCGCGAGCGGTGGGGCGACGTGCACGGAAGGTCCGAGCTCGACGAGCTCGCGGCCGCGGTCGCGGCGGGGGAGTCCGACCCCTACGCCGCCGCCGAGACGCTGCTCGCCGAGCTCTGA